GGCATGGGCTATAATGTAGTTTCCGGCACGCAAAGTTTGCGCCGGATCCGCCCTCACTGACCGCGCCCGCAGGCGCGCAGCGCGCCGCTCCATCCCACTTCAACGCTCCGGTTCGTTGCAGCGACTATCTGCAAGGCCGGCTCGCCGACCGCATCCGGGCAGGACGCCCGCTGTCGTCTGCATTACCTATCGAGGACAACATGGCCAAAGAAGAACTCATCGAAATGGACGGCATCGTCCAGGAAATCCTGCCCGACTCGCGCTTTCGCGTCGACCTGGACAACGGCCACAAGCTGATCGCCTACACCTCCGGCAAGATGCGCCAGCACCACATCCGCATCCTGGCGGGCGACCGCGTGACGCTGGAAATGTCGGCGTACGACCTGAGCAAGGGCCGCATCACCTTCCGCCACATCGAAAAGCGCAACGCGCCGCCGCAGCGCCGCACCTACCGCGGCTGACCGGACGGCGGCCGCGCCAGCGGCTGCGCCGCCATCGGCGCGGCCGGCGCCGCTCCCGACGGCTGGCCGGTGCCGCCGCCCGCCTCCGTATTCGTCGCCACTTCCAGCCGCACGCAGCGCGCCAGCACGAGCGCCGGCAGCGCGGCCAGCAACACCCACAGGAAGAAATGGCGGTAGCCCAGCGCCTGCTGGATGTCGCCGCTGACCACCTTCGACAGCACGAAGCCCAGCTGCATGAAGCCGGTGCCGAGCGCGTAATGCGCGGTCTGGTACGGCCCGCTGGCGATCACCTGCATGATGAACAGGATGATGCCGACGAAGCCGAAGCCGTAGCCGAACATCTCCAATCCCAGCGCCGCGGTGACGGCGGCCGCCGCGTCCGGCCGGGCCACGCTCAGCCAGTAGAACACCAGGTTGGGCAGGTTCATCGCCAGGATCAGGAACGGCATCGCGCGGCGCAGGCCGAGGCGCGCGCTGAACCAGCCGCCCAGCACGCTGCCGGCCAGGAAGGCGGCAGTGCCGGCGGTGCCGTAGATGGCGCCGACCTGCTGGGTCGACAGGCCCAGGCCGCCGAGCGCACGCGCATCGCGCAGGAACAGCGGACCGATGGTCTGGACCTGCCCTTCCCCGGCGCGGAACAGCACGATGAACAGGAGGCCGAGCCAGATGCCGCGCTTGGCGAAAAAGGTGCGGACCACGTCCAGCATCAGCGCCACGCCGCGCAGGTGTGCGGACGCCGCCGGCACGCCCGCCGCCGCGCGAGCGCGCGCATCCGGCAAGGCCCAGGCGTGGTACAGGCCGAGGACGGCCATCAGCGCGCCCAACAGCCCGAACACGGCGGACCAGGCGGCGAACGCGCCGATTTTCTGCTCCAGGTGCCCGGCCAGGATCACCAGGCCGCCCAGGGACAGGAACTTGGCGCCGTTGAAAAAGGCGCCCTGCCAGCCGGCGTAGGCGGCCTGGCGGCGCGCGTCCAGGCTGGCGATGTACAAGCCGTCGGCGGCGATGTCGTGGGTGCTGGACGCCAGCGCCACCAGCGCCAGCAGCCCGATCGACAGCGCGAACCAGCCCGGCAGCTGCAGCGCCAGCGCCAGCGCGCCGAGGGCGGCGCCGCCCACCAGCTGCAACGCCACCACCGCCGCCTTCTTGCCCGGCGCCAGTTCGAGCAAGGGACTCCACAGCGCCTTGAACACCCAGGCCAGGCCGAGCAGCCCGGTCCAGTGGGCGATGCGGTCGTTGGCCACGCCCAGGCTCTTGAACATCAGCCCGGCCACCAGCGCCACGCTGTAGAACGGCAGCCCCTGCGCCAGGTACAGGGTCGGCACCCAGGCCAGCGGATGGCGCGCGCCGCGCGCGGGTTCAGGCGCCGCCGGCACCGTTGTGGTCTCGTCCATGGCGCTCCTCGTGATGGGACATCCGGTTGTCGATGGTGACGACGCGGCTGGCGCGGCCGCGCGTATCGAAACTCGCCACCTTCAGCACCGCGCCGGCGGCCAGCGTCAGCGGCGCCCGGTAGCGCGGGCCGTCGGCGCGCGGCGCGCTGCCGTCCACAGTGTAATGCAGGGCAAGGCCGGGAAAGGCGGCGTTGGCATGCACGATCGTCGCGTCGCCGGCGGCTTCGCACAGCACGCCCGGCGGCGGCAGGCGGTAGGCCCAGTCTAGCGGCGCGCGGTCCAGGCGCGCCAGTTCGCGCTGGCCGAGGCGGTTGGCGAATTCGTTCCAGGCGGCGCCGATGGCGGCGGCGCGCGCCGCCGGGTCGGCGATGCCGTCCCAGCCGGGGTCGGGCGCCCAGGCGCGTTCGGCCAGCGCCAGCAGGCGCGGCGCCGCCAGGTATTCGATGCGCGCGGGCGAACCTGCGTTTTCTCCCCATAGTTGCCCCTGCAGGCCGCGGATGTGCGCGCGCCCCGCCGCGTCCAGGCGCTGCAGCGCCGCGCGCCGCGCCGGCGCCACCGGCCGCCCCATCGGGTCGGCCGCGGCGGCGTCGAGCATGGCGAAGGGACGGAAGGCGAAGGTGTCGCGGGTATCGACGAAGCCGGCCCAGTAGTAGCCCGGCTCGTGCGGGTCCTTGGCATGGGCCAGGTCGAAGTACAGGCTGGCGGCGTTGGCCAGCACCACGTCGTGGCCGGCGTTGGCGAGGCGGTAGGCCAGGTCTTCCTGGCCCGAGCCCCAGGCATTGTTCCAGGCGTAGACCTGGACGCCGGGGCCGTGGCCCCCAGGGGGCGCCGGCATCGCCGTGGTGCCGCCGGCGTGCACCAGCGCCGTCTCTTCCCAGCCGGCGCAGGCGATGCCGTGGCGCGCCAGGATCGCGCGGCAGCGCGCCACGAAGTCGGCGTGCAGCCGGCCGACCGTGTCCCAGCCGCGTTCGCGCATCAGCGCCCGGCAGCGCGGCGACGCGGTCCAGGCGCCGGCCGGCACTTCGTCGCCGCCGGTGTGGATCGTCCACAGCGGCACGCCGGCGGCGCGGTACAGCGCCGCCACGTGGGCGACCACGGTCTCGATGAAGCGGTCGACCGAGGGCAGCGCGATGCAGACGACGTTGTCGCGCCACATCTGCACCGACTCGTACGCGGAGGCGTCGTCGGGATCGTCCAGCCGGTAGCGCGCCGCGCCCTGCGCATCCCCCTGCGCCAGCAGCCGGTCGTGGCGCGCGCGCATCGCCACCACCGCCGCGCGCGCATGGCCGGGCAGGTTGAATTCCGGGATCACCTCGATGTGGCGCGCGTTCGCGTAGCGCAGGATGGCGATGAAATCGGCGCGGCCATAGTAGCCGGTGCCGGCGGAACCGGCCACCGCGGCGCCCGAGCCGAACGAAGGCGGCAGGCACGGCGCTTCGTCCGCACCGGGGACGCCGCGCCGGGCGCCGATGGCCGTCAGTTCCGGCAACGCGTCGATGTGCAGGCGCCAGCCTTCGTCGTCGGTCAGGTGCAGGTGCAGGCGGTTCAGCTTGTAGCATGCCATGCAGTCGACCAGGCGCAGCACGGTGTCCACGCCGACGAAATGGCGCGCCACGTCGAGCATCAGGCCGCGGTAGCCGAAGCGCGGCGCGTCCAGCACCCGCCCGGCCGGCAAGGCGCCATCGTCTTCCAGCAGCTGGGCCAGCGTCTGCAGGCCGTTGAACACGCCGTGGGCGCTGGCGCCGCGCAGCAGCACTTGGGCGCGGCCGCCAGGACCGGCGCCGATCTCGAGCAGGTAGGCTTCCGCGCCGGGCGCCGCCACCGGGCCGCATTCCAGCACGATGTGCGCCGCCGCGCCATCTTCATCGTCGGCGCCGGCCGGCAACCCGCCCAGCAAGGCACGCAACAAGGCGATCTCGCCCGCCAGCGCCGCCGCGTCGCCGCGCACGACGAGCGGCGTGCCGCTGCGCAGGATCACACGCCGCGCATCCTCGTCGAAACGCGCCTCGAGCGGCCGCGGCGTGACGCGCCCGACCGCGTGCGGCGGCAGCAGGGCCAGGGCCGCGTTCTCGCGGTAGCGCCAGGCGGCGTCGGCCGCCGGCACCAGGTCGTGCGCATGGCGCAGCAGCTGGCACGGCTGGACGAACGGCGCGATGGCCGGGTCGCCCAGGTCGATCGCCTGGCCGGCCGCCGTCACCAGGTAGAAGCCGAGCGGCGCGTCGGTGATGCTGATCGCCCAGAAGCGCGCCTGGTAGCGCAGCGCATAGTCCCGGCCCGGCGCCCAGTCTTCCTGCGCGCTGCGCGTCAGGCGGAACAGGTCGCCGTTGACATGGACGATGGCGAAACCGCCATCCACCGTCCACGGCAGGATGCGCCGGCAGCTGTTGAAGTACAGCGCCCAGCCGGCGCCGATCGGCGTGCCGGATGCGTTATGCAGCCGCAGGCGCGCCGAGAAGCGCTGTTCGTCGTCCAGGTTCGACAGGCATTCCCACGCCAGCGTCACCGGCGCGCCTTCCCGCTTCGGCAAGCCCACGTTCAGAGCTTGCCGCGCAGGCCGAGGTAGAAGGTGCGGCCGTTGGCATAAAAGGCGCGCGGCCGGTCCTTGTTCTCGGCATACATCCTGATGGTCTCGTTGGTGAGGTTCAAGCCGTCGAAGGTCAGGGTCAGGTGCTCGCCCAGCTTGACGTTGACCGACGCCGCCAGCGTCGGCATGCCGTCCACGTGCTGGCTGGCGCCGCGGTCCACGCCCGCCTTGTAGGCCGAGCGGTAGTTGTAGGCCAGGCGCGCCGAGAAGCGCTCGTTCTCGTAGTAGCCGGTCAGGTTCCAGGTGTTGCGCGAGGAATTCAGGAGTTCGCCGCCCCCGTCCAGCTCACCGTCCGCGTAGGTGTAGTTGGCCAGGAAGCCGTAGTCGCGCCACAAGGGCTGCTGCCAGCTCAGCTCCACGCCCTTGTTTTTCGCCCCGGTGTTGTAGGGAGACGTGATCTGGTACTCGGTAAAGGCGCCGCGCTTGTTGTTGTAGTAGCTGCCGCTGCTGGTGCCCTGCGCCACGATGGAACCGAAGTCCATGTAAAACAAGCCGGCCGACAGCAGCGCCTTGGGCGCGTAGTACCACTCGGCCGACAGGTCGAGGTTGGTCGCGCGCACCGGATCCAGGTTGACGTTGCCGCCGCTGCCGGACAGGGCGTCGTCGTTGAGCGACACCGAGCCGCCCAGCGCGCTGTAGTCGGGGCGCGCCATGGTCTTGGCGATGCCGGCGCGGATCACCAGGTCGGGGCGCGCGTCGTACTTGAGGTTGGCGCTCGGCAGCCAGTCGCGGTAGCTGCGTTGATACGTCGTCGGCGTGTACGGG
The genomic region above belongs to Massilia forsythiae and contains:
- the infA gene encoding translation initiation factor IF-1; translation: MAKEELIEMDGIVQEILPDSRFRVDLDNGHKLIAYTSGKMRQHHIRILAGDRVTLEMSAYDLSKGRITFRHIEKRNAPPQRRTYRG
- a CDS encoding family 20 glycosylhydrolase, with product MPKREGAPVTLAWECLSNLDDEQRFSARLRLHNASGTPIGAGWALYFNSCRRILPWTVDGGFAIVHVNGDLFRLTRSAQEDWAPGRDYALRYQARFWAISITDAPLGFYLVTAAGQAIDLGDPAIAPFVQPCQLLRHAHDLVPAADAAWRYRENAALALLPPHAVGRVTPRPLEARFDEDARRVILRSGTPLVVRGDAAALAGEIALLRALLGGLPAGADDEDGAAAHIVLECGPVAAPGAEAYLLEIGAGPGGRAQVLLRGASAHGVFNGLQTLAQLLEDDGALPAGRVLDAPRFGYRGLMLDVARHFVGVDTVLRLVDCMACYKLNRLHLHLTDDEGWRLHIDALPELTAIGARRGVPGADEAPCLPPSFGSGAAVAGSAGTGYYGRADFIAILRYANARHIEVIPEFNLPGHARAAVVAMRARHDRLLAQGDAQGAARYRLDDPDDASAYESVQMWRDNVVCIALPSVDRFIETVVAHVAALYRAAGVPLWTIHTGGDEVPAGAWTASPRCRALMRERGWDTVGRLHADFVARCRAILARHGIACAGWEETALVHAGGTTAMPAPPGGHGPGVQVYAWNNAWGSGQEDLAYRLANAGHDVVLANAASLYFDLAHAKDPHEPGYYWAGFVDTRDTFAFRPFAMLDAAAADPMGRPVAPARRAALQRLDAAGRAHIRGLQGQLWGENAGSPARIEYLAAPRLLALAERAWAPDPGWDGIADPAARAAAIGAAWNEFANRLGQRELARLDRAPLDWAYRLPPPGVLCEAAGDATIVHANAAFPGLALHYTVDGSAPRADGPRYRAPLTLAAGAVLKVASFDTRGRASRVVTIDNRMSHHEERHGRDHNGAGGA
- a CDS encoding MFS transporter, translated to MDETTTVPAAPEPARGARHPLAWVPTLYLAQGLPFYSVALVAGLMFKSLGVANDRIAHWTGLLGLAWVFKALWSPLLELAPGKKAAVVALQLVGGAALGALALALQLPGWFALSIGLLALVALASSTHDIAADGLYIASLDARRQAAYAGWQGAFFNGAKFLSLGGLVILAGHLEQKIGAFAAWSAVFGLLGALMAVLGLYHAWALPDARARAAAGVPAASAHLRGVALMLDVVRTFFAKRGIWLGLLFIVLFRAGEGQVQTIGPLFLRDARALGGLGLSTQQVGAIYGTAGTAAFLAGSVLGGWFSARLGLRRAMPFLILAMNLPNLVFYWLSVARPDAAAAVTAALGLEMFGYGFGFVGIILFIMQVIASGPYQTAHYALGTGFMQLGFVLSKVVSGDIQQALGYRHFFLWVLLAALPALVLARCVRLEVATNTEAGGGTGQPSGAAPAAPMAAQPLARPPSGQPR